TTGCCAGCGCGCTGCGCGTTATTCCCAGTCGTATTCGCCATATGGGGTCGGGTCAGGTATTGGGCAGGGTTTATGATGCGGAGAATATAGAAGCCAGTGCATTGCAGGGTGCCTTTTTATTGTTGCTTGGCGCTGTAGAACTGTTAATTGCAGCCTCAATTTTACTGATGGGAGCTGGTGGCCTTATCTACGCAGCAATTTTGCCCCTATTTTTAGCGGTTGCGTTTTTCCTGGGGCGGGCACAGTACTACGGCCGCAAAGAGTGGACGTTACAGCGCCTTTCAATGACCCACCGTTTGATTGAGAAAATGATCGGCCACCGCACCCGCCTCGCGCAGCAGGCACCTGGCGACTGGCACCGGGGCGAAGACAGTGAGTTAAATAACTACCTGGAAATTTCCTCTCACATGGATAACACCATGGCGCGTTTGCAGGCTTTTTTGCCGCGCCTCTGGTTACTTCTTGGGGTAGTGGGGTTGGCTCCAATATTTATCGCTAACAGTGTCAGTAGTACCCAGCTCGCGATTGCCTTTGGAGGCATGTTGTTGGGGTATCGCGCGGTCTTGAAGTGTATGAGTGGCTTTACCAGTGCTTTGAATGCAGCAATTTCCTGGGAAAAAGCACGTGAATTATTTTTCTTGGAAGAGCGCATTGTAAAGGGAAGCGTGGGGTCGGCAATGGTTACGCCGTCGGGCCAGCAAAGTTCCTCGCAACCACTGTGTTATTTACGCGATATCGGCTTTACTTACAAAGGAAAAGATCAAGCGGCGTTGGCGGGTTGCAATCTCAGTATTTATCCTGGCGATCGGCTTTTACTACAGGGCGCTTCTGGTTCAGGTAAATCTACTTTAGCGAATATTCTTACCGGTATTCAGCGGCCGGATGAAGGTTTATTACTACTTAATGGCTACGACCGGGCGAGTATTGGTGCTGAGCCTTGGCGCAGGATGGTCGCCTCCTCTCCCCAATTTCATGAAAACCATGTGTTGGGAGACTCATTTTTATTCAATTTATTGATGGGAGATCAGTGGCCGCCACGTCAGGAGAGCCTGCGCAAGGCTTATGCAATTTGTGATGAGTTGGGTCTCACCCCGCTTCTTCGAAAAATGCCTGCGGGAATTTTACAGACGGTAGGGGAAATGGGGTGGCGGTTGTCTCACGGAGAGATGAGCCGTTTATTTATCGCCCGTGCACTTTTGCAAAATGCTGAGTTAGTGGTGCTGGATGAAAGTTTTGCGGCACTCGATCCGGAAAACCTCCGTATGGCGGTAGCCTGCGTACAGAAAAACGCAAAAACTTTGATGGTGATTGCCCACCCATAGAGCGATAAGTTTTTTATTGGGAATTTTTACCTCCACTTTACTTAAGTAATCTATGGGAGGATAAGTCTTATGTACCTCGAACCTGATATTCAGACTGATCTAACAGCTGTATACCTTTCTTTCCATAGTTGGTTAGAGCTTAAGCCTATGGCTAGTTATTCTAAGGCCCTCCCATAAAAAAGCCCGCTGACGCGGGCTTTTTTGTTATCAGGGTTAAGTCTTAAGCTTCTTATAATGCATGCGATGGGGTGTTGCATCCTCACCTTTGCGCTGCACAAAGTCCTCGTGGTACTCGGTATAGTTACCCTCGAAGAATATCGCTTCACTCTCACCCTCATAGGCGAGGATATGGGTGGCAACGCGGTCCAGGAACCAGCGATCGTGCGAGATTACCAGGGCGCAGCCGGGGAAGTTGAGCAGGGCTTCTTCCAGGGCGCGCAGGGTTTCGATATCCAGATCGTTGGAGGGTTCATCCAGCAGCAGTACGTTGGCGCCCTGCTTGAGGGTATAGGCCAGGTGCAGGCGCCCGCGCTCACCGCCGGAGAGTTCGCCTACGCGCTTCTGCTGGTCACTGCCCTTGAAGTTAAAGCGGCCAACATAGTTGCGCGAGCCCACTTCGTAGTTGTTGATCTTGAGCATATCGTGGCCGTCTGAGATGGCTTCCCATACGGTCTTGCTGTCATCCAGATTTTCACGGCCCTGTTCAACGTAGGCGACCTTAACGGTTTCACCCATCTTGATCTCGCCGGAGTCCGGCTGTTCGGTGCCGCTGATCATACGGAACAGGGTGGACTTACCGGCACCGTTACCGCCGACGATACCTACAATTGCGCCCTTGGGCACGCGGAAAGACAGGTTGTCGATCAGCAGGCGCTCGCCGAAGCCTTTGCTCACACCTTTAAACTCAATCACATTGTCGCCGAGACGCTCGCCGGGCGGAATGTAGATTTCGTTGGTCTCGTTGCGGGCCTGGAAATCCTGGGACTGCATTTCTTCCAGGCGGGACAAGCGGGCCTTGTTCTTGGACTGACGGCCCTTGGGATTTTGGCGGGCCCACTCGAGTTCCTTTTGCATGGCTTTGGCGCGGGCCTGTTCGCCGCGCTGCTCTTGCTCCAGGCGCTTTTCTTTCTGTTCCAGCCAAGTGGTGTAGTTGCCTTCCCAGGGGATGCCGTGGCCGCGGTCCAGTTCCAGAATCCAGCCGGCAACATTGTCGAGGAAGTAGCGATCGTGGGTGATGGCTACCACAGTGCCGGTGAAATCGTGTAGGAAGCGCTCCAGCCAGAATACGGATTCCGCATCCAGGTGGTTGGTGGGTTCGTCGAGAAGCAGCATATCCGGGCGGGACAGCAGCAGGCGGCAAAGGGCCACACGGCGCTTCTCACCGCCGGACAGATTGTTTACGTCCGCATCCCAGGGGGGCAGGCGCAGTGCGTCTGCGGCAACTTCCAGGCGGTGCTCCAGATTGTGGGCGTCCCAGGCCTGGATAATGTCTTCGAACTGTTGCTGTTTCTTGGCCAGGGCATCGAAGTCTGCATCGGGCTCGGCGTAATCGGCGTAGACCTGCTCCAGGCCGGCGAGGGCGTCGATGGCTTCGCGTACACCGTCCTCTACGTTGCCGCGCACGGTCTTGCTGGCATCGAGTTGCGGTTCCTGGGGCAGGTAGCCAACCTTGATGCCGGGCATTGCGCGGGCTTCGCCGTTAAAGTCCTGGTCGACCCCAGCCATAATGCGCAGCAGGGTAGATTTACCTGCGCCGTTGAGGCCGAGTACGCCGATCTTGGCGCCGGGGAAGAAGGAGAGGGAGATGTCCTTGAGGATCTCGCGCTTGGGGGGCACTACTTTGCCCACCCGGTTCATGGTGTATACGTATTCGGCCATTTGGGGTTCCGTAATGGGTGTTGGAATCGGTCAGATTTTGCGCGCAACTTATCAGTTTGCGTAAAAAGTGCAACCGGGCATGTCTGAGGTAGCCCGCTGTACTCGCGTGTGGCTGACGTCAAATGTGATCTGTGTTTAACTGCGACACTATCTAGTACAAGAGCTATAAGACGAATAAAAATGGATCAGGATTCCCCGGTGTTGTTTTCCCGACGCGGCGCCCTGGCGATCGCGACGTTAAACCTCCCCAAGGCTCTCAATGCCTTAAATTCACCCATGATCGACTTGTTGTCGGCCCAGTTGGACCGCTGGGCTGAAGACACTGAAGTCGCAGCAGTCTGGATCGATGGCAGTGGCGACAAGGCGCTGTGCGCTGGCGGCGATGTGGTGGCGCTGTATCGGGAGTCCGCCGCCTATGGTGAGACACCGGACTACGGATTCACCACCGACTTCTTCTCCCGCGAATATCGCCTGGACTACCAGATTCACACTTACGCCAAGCCCGTCGTGGTGTGGGGCGATGGCTTCGTGATGGGGGGCGGTATCGGCATTATGGCGGGAGCCAGCCACCGGATTGTGACCGAAACCACTCGCATGGCAATGCCAGAGATTACGATTGGTTTGTTTCCCGATGTGGGGGGCAGCTGGTTCCTGAATCGTATGCCCGGGCGCCTTGGACTTTTCCTGGGGCTGACCGGTGCGCAGTTTAATGGCGCCGATGCCCTGTTTGCCGGTATGGCGGACCGCATGATAGGCCAGGACCAGCGGGAATCAGTCTTGTCTGCGCTCGCAGGGCTCAGTTTTGGTGAAAACCTGGAAGCCAATCACCAGTTAATTAGCAATTGCCTTAAATCCCAGGAGCTGTCCCTTCTGGAGCGGCCTGAGTCTGCTCTGCGAGACCATTATGACCAAATCCAGCAGCTTACCGATTTTGCCACCTTGCCAGAGGTTTGTGCCGCCATCAGTGCATACCAGGGTGTGGATAAGTGGTTGCAGCGGGCAGCTGCCACTTTGGCTGGAGGCTCTCCGCTAACACCTTGGATTGTGTGGGAGCAATTACAGCGGGCTCGACACCTGTCCCTGGCGGATATCTACCGCATGGAGTTGGCACTCGCGGTAAACCTCTGTGCCAGTGGCCACTTCAAGGAAGGGGTGCGCGCGCTGTTGATTGATAAAGACCGCGAACCCAAGTGGCAACCTGACAGCTTGGAACAGATTACACCTGCGCAGGTGGAAAGCTGCTTTGAGGGACCCTGGGGCGGTGAGCACCCGCTGGCCGACTTGTAGATATCGTATTTACCGAGCGTCCCGGGCTGTTAATCGCCAGGGATACCAACAACAAAATAGGGAGTGGCTTTTATGGAAAAGATAGCCTTTTTTGGTTTGGGTAATATGGGTGGCCCCATGGCTGCCAACTTGGCGAAGGCCGGCTATACCGTAGCGGCATTTGATTTGAGCCCTGTTGCTCTGGAACAGGCACAGCGAGACGGCTGCCTGCCCTGTGACAGTGCTCAACAGGCTGTTGAGGGCGCGGATATCGTAATTTCCATGCTGCCCAGTGGCGACGCAGTGAAAGGGCTCTACCTGGGAGAGACTGGGTTGTTGCAGCAACTCCCGGCCGATACCCTGATTATCGACTGCTCGACTATCTCCGCAGAAGATGCCTGCCTGGTCAGCCAGGCTGCCAGGGAGCATGGGTTGAGAGCGATAGATGCCCCGGTATCCGGTGGTACAGCTGCCGCACAGGCGGGGACGCTTTGCTTTATGTGCGGCGGGGATGAAGCGGCATTCGATGCAGCGCGGGCCCCGCTGCAGGTTATGGGCAGCAAGATATTCCTCGCCGGTGCTGCCGGTGCCGGGCAGGTGGCAAAGATTTGCAACAATCTGTTGCTCGCGATCCATATGACCGGTACCGCAGAAGCGTTACAGCTGGGAGTGGATAAGGGGCTGGATGCCAAGGTACTGAGCGATATTATGCGAGAAAGTTCGGGTAATAATTGGTCCCTGGCTAACTACAATCCCTACCCGGGCACTATGGAGAGCGTGCCTTCGGCAAAGGGCTATGCCGGTGGTTTCAGTGTGGCATTGATGCTCAAGGACCTGGGGTTGGCTATGGATGCCGCCTCAACCAGTGCATCTTCTACTCCGATGGGAGCTCTGGCGAAAAATCTTTTCCAACTGCATGGCGCCAGTGAGGAAAACCAGCAGTTGGATTTTTCCAGTATTCAGAATATGTTCCGGCGCCCGGCGGGTAGCCTTACCTAGGGCTTATCTATAGGTCCTACACCGCAGTCAGGCAGCATTGGCTGTGGTGTAGTTTTAGGCGGTTTTACATAGTTGTACTGATGTCGCCTAATGGAAAAATTTGCGACAGTTCGCAAATTGGCAATTAGGTGCCAAATAGTGCAGGCTGCTCTGTTCCCAGCGGCAGCGAGAGTCGCTATCTTGCCAATCCCTTCCCGGAAATGGGCCCCCCTTTACCAACGCAATAGCTGTGCAGTCGTATGGCTTCAGTGGATTTTTTTCCAGGTAATTCGGCAGCTTGATTTGGATCAAGCTGTTCCAGTTAGCCTGCGGGTAACCTGTCCGCGACTTGTGATTGTGCCTGGAGGGGGGCCCTTCCTGAGTCGGGAAAAATGCCTAATCGCTTTATGGAGAAGTTAATGAATCGTATAACTGCTTGTGCGACAGCCGCTTTGACCGCCGTACTTACTGCACCCGCACTGGCCTATGAACAAGGCAGTTTAATTCTGCGCGGTGGCATGGCCACTGTAGCACCCGATGCTAATTCCAGCGTGCTTTCCTTGAATGGGACCGGCATCAACCAAACTGGCGTTGATGTGGATAATGGTTCCGCACTGGGCCTGACCGGCGTCTACATGTTCCGCGATCACTGGGGCTTGGAACTGGTTGCTGCAACGCCGTTCAGCCACGATATCGAAGTTGTGGGCGAGGGCCTGGGCAGCTTTGATCTGGGGGAAACCAAGCACCTGCCACCGACTCTGTTGGTTCAATGGTATCCGATGGAGCCGCAGTCCAACATTCAGCCGTATGTTGGCCTGGGTGTGAACTACACCGCTTTCTTTGATGAAGAAATCAGCAGCACCGCCGATAGTGCTTTCGCAAGCCTTGGCGCTACCGGTGATGCAGAGCTCTCCCTGGACAATTCATTTGGCCTGGCAGCAGAAGCTGGTATCGATTTTACCTTCGGTGCCGATCAACGCTGGCTGTTCAATATGTCCGTGTTCTGGATGGACATCGAGACCGACGCCACAGTCAAAGTACCTGGCCTGGGTGAAGTGACGGCCAATGTGGATATTGATCCGCTGGTTTACATGGCTGGTCTGGGCTACCGCTTCTAACAGGTAGCAATAAATAGGTCTGGGGTAGAGCAGTCACTGCGGTTTTCTGGTCGAAGACCCGGTGGCTGCTTTTTTGTTTGTGTCGGATTTTCAAGCAAACTACCGAACGAGGTGTGAATGAATATGAAGCAAGAGATTAAAAGCCCCGTGGGAGGGTTGTCTGAAGAACTCTTATCCCGTTATAGCGGACCCTGCCCGCGCTACACCTCGTATCCTACCGCCGATCGTTTTCACACATTAAATGGAATTGAGCCTTGGGCAGCACTGCAGGATATTCGCAGCTTGTCCCTTTATGTTCATATTCCTTTTTGCCGTTCTCTTTGTTACTTCTGCGCCTGTAATAAAGTAATTACTCACCAGTATGGGTTGGCTTCCAGTTATCTGGATCACCTGCTGCAGGAGGCCCAGTGGTACCGGGATAAAGTGGCTGATGTCCCCGTCACCCAATTACACTTGGGCGGTGGTACGCCGACTTTCTTGAGTGATAGTGATATGCGTCGCTTAATGGGGGGGCTGGCTGAAGTTTTTGATTTGCGCCCAGGCGATGGGGTTGAATACAGTATTGAGGCCGATCCACGTACCCTTGAGTTAGAGACCCTGGATACTCTGCGAGAACTGGGTTTTAACCGCTTGAGCTTGGGGGTGCAGGATTTCGATATCGAAGTGCAGCGTTCAATCAATCGTATCTGCAGTGCCGACCAAGTCACGGAGTTGACCGTAGCGGCGCGTGAGCGCGGGTTTGAGTCTATTTCCTACGATCTGATTTACGGACTACCCAAGCAGGGACTGAGCAGCCTGCACCGCACTTTGGATAAAGTGCTGGAGCTGCAACCGGACCGCATCGCTCTCTATCACTATGCACACCTGCCGCACCGATTTAAGGCCCAGCGCCTGATTGATACGGATTTAATTCCTTCCGCCGCAGAAAAAGTGGCGATGCAGCTGGCGGCTGTAGAGCACCTGGGTAAGGCTGGGTATGAATTTTTGGGGATGGATCACTTTGCCCGCCCTGGGGATGAACTGGCTAAGGCAGCCCATGCCGGTATGTTGCAACGCAATTTCCAGGGGTACACCCTAATGCCGGCAGATGCTTTGGTTGGATTGGGAGCGTCTGCAATCAGCTACAGTCGCGATGGCTACTGGCAAAATTTACATCGCTTAAAAGAATATACTCAGGCGATTGGAGAAGGGAAATCTGCAGCCTGTCGCGGCTGGTTAATGGATGATGAAGATCGTTTGCGCCAGTGGATTATTAGTGAATTAATGTGTCGTTTGCGCTTGGATAAAAACCTTGTTGAACAGCGTATAGGTGCTTGCTTTGAGGAGTATTTCTCTGAGGAATTAGCGCGCTTACAGCCTATGTTTGACGATGGTCTAATTTATCAGGATAACGAAAATATTATTGTTACCGAGGAAGGCCGCTGGTTCGTGAGAAATGTTGCTGCTGCATTTGATATGTATTTGCACAGTCAAGAAACAGATGCGAAATATTCACGTGTTCTATAGCTACCGGCAGGAGACTAACGGCTCAACAGCCGTTACAATTGCGGCAAATTAGTTTACCGACCGGTTTAGTATGATGGATTCCTCTACAGCTGTTAGTTGCGGCAACTGTTCAGTCAGACGTTTGTGCTTGCCAGCTGGTTTGTGTCAGTCTGATATTGATCGGCTAGAGCAGATCACGCGTCGAAAGAAAATAATTAAAGCGGGGGAGACCCTTTACAGAGCTGGCGATCCATTTGCCAACCTCTATGCAATTCGTTCAGGTAGTTTTAAAACTGTGGTGATTGCTGCAGATGGTGACACTCAGGTCACCCACTTCGCTTTACCTGGGGAACTGCTCGGTCTGGATGCCTACAGTACTCGGGTACATCCGAGTTATGCGGAAGCATTGGAAGACAGTAGTGTTTGTCTGCTGCCTTTT
This DNA window, taken from Microbulbifer sp. VAAF005, encodes the following:
- a CDS encoding ABC transporter ATP-binding protein, yielding MSSKELMPYCWPVSQLEAALQALAKYSGLEPEVAEHKSQGSTLELNARLQAGAEALDLQVEQVSCSYPEMETMLLGAAPALLRVRFPEGEYFIALCGGRGHKLQLLTPALNVEKVCLELVIQQLARELEGPQRERIEQLLDSACIKGRRRKKAMAALLRENLAGVRLDDFWLLRQPSHRSFRLQLRQRGLYWRFAAMLACHSAQMTIFLCSWWVIGRAVLEGHIDTGWLSAWVLLLVTQVPLSLLTARMRGVLSVETGALLKQRLLASALRVIPSRIRHMGSGQVLGRVYDAENIEASALQGAFLLLLGAVELLIAASILLMGAGGLIYAAILPLFLAVAFFLGRAQYYGRKEWTLQRLSMTHRLIEKMIGHRTRLAQQAPGDWHRGEDSELNNYLEISSHMDNTMARLQAFLPRLWLLLGVVGLAPIFIANSVSSTQLAIAFGGMLLGYRAVLKCMSGFTSALNAAISWEKARELFFLEERIVKGSVGSAMVTPSGQQSSSQPLCYLRDIGFTYKGKDQAALAGCNLSIYPGDRLLLQGASGSGKSTLANILTGIQRPDEGLLLLNGYDRASIGAEPWRRMVASSPQFHENHVLGDSFLFNLLMGDQWPPRQESLRKAYAICDELGLTPLLRKMPAGILQTVGEMGWRLSHGEMSRLFIARALLQNAELVVLDESFAALDPENLRMAVACVQKNAKTLMVIAHP
- the ettA gene encoding energy-dependent translational throttle protein EttA; this translates as MAEYVYTMNRVGKVVPPKREILKDISLSFFPGAKIGVLGLNGAGKSTLLRIMAGVDQDFNGEARAMPGIKVGYLPQEPQLDASKTVRGNVEDGVREAIDALAGLEQVYADYAEPDADFDALAKKQQQFEDIIQAWDAHNLEHRLEVAADALRLPPWDADVNNLSGGEKRRVALCRLLLSRPDMLLLDEPTNHLDAESVFWLERFLHDFTGTVVAITHDRYFLDNVAGWILELDRGHGIPWEGNYTTWLEQKEKRLEQEQRGEQARAKAMQKELEWARQNPKGRQSKNKARLSRLEEMQSQDFQARNETNEIYIPPGERLGDNVIEFKGVSKGFGERLLIDNLSFRVPKGAIVGIVGGNGAGKSTLFRMISGTEQPDSGEIKMGETVKVAYVEQGRENLDDSKTVWEAISDGHDMLKINNYEVGSRNYVGRFNFKGSDQQKRVGELSGGERGRLHLAYTLKQGANVLLLDEPSNDLDIETLRALEEALLNFPGCALVISHDRWFLDRVATHILAYEGESEAIFFEGNYTEYHEDFVQRKGEDATPHRMHYKKLKT
- a CDS encoding enoyl-CoA hydratase/isomerase family protein encodes the protein MDQDSPVLFSRRGALAIATLNLPKALNALNSPMIDLLSAQLDRWAEDTEVAAVWIDGSGDKALCAGGDVVALYRESAAYGETPDYGFTTDFFSREYRLDYQIHTYAKPVVVWGDGFVMGGGIGIMAGASHRIVTETTRMAMPEITIGLFPDVGGSWFLNRMPGRLGLFLGLTGAQFNGADALFAGMADRMIGQDQRESVLSALAGLSFGENLEANHQLISNCLKSQELSLLERPESALRDHYDQIQQLTDFATLPEVCAAISAYQGVDKWLQRAAATLAGGSPLTPWIVWEQLQRARHLSLADIYRMELALAVNLCASGHFKEGVRALLIDKDREPKWQPDSLEQITPAQVESCFEGPWGGEHPLADL
- the mmsB gene encoding 3-hydroxyisobutyrate dehydrogenase translates to MEKIAFFGLGNMGGPMAANLAKAGYTVAAFDLSPVALEQAQRDGCLPCDSAQQAVEGADIVISMLPSGDAVKGLYLGETGLLQQLPADTLIIDCSTISAEDACLVSQAAREHGLRAIDAPVSGGTAAAQAGTLCFMCGGDEAAFDAARAPLQVMGSKIFLAGAAGAGQVAKICNNLLLAIHMTGTAEALQLGVDKGLDAKVLSDIMRESSGNNWSLANYNPYPGTMESVPSAKGYAGGFSVALMLKDLGLAMDAASTSASSTPMGALAKNLFQLHGASEENQQLDFSSIQNMFRRPAGSLT
- a CDS encoding OmpW family outer membrane protein gives rise to the protein MNRITACATAALTAVLTAPALAYEQGSLILRGGMATVAPDANSSVLSLNGTGINQTGVDVDNGSALGLTGVYMFRDHWGLELVAATPFSHDIEVVGEGLGSFDLGETKHLPPTLLVQWYPMEPQSNIQPYVGLGVNYTAFFDEEISSTADSAFASLGATGDAELSLDNSFGLAAEAGIDFTFGADQRWLFNMSVFWMDIETDATVKVPGLGEVTANVDIDPLVYMAGLGYRF
- the hemN gene encoding oxygen-independent coproporphyrinogen III oxidase: MKQEIKSPVGGLSEELLSRYSGPCPRYTSYPTADRFHTLNGIEPWAALQDIRSLSLYVHIPFCRSLCYFCACNKVITHQYGLASSYLDHLLQEAQWYRDKVADVPVTQLHLGGGTPTFLSDSDMRRLMGGLAEVFDLRPGDGVEYSIEADPRTLELETLDTLRELGFNRLSLGVQDFDIEVQRSINRICSADQVTELTVAARERGFESISYDLIYGLPKQGLSSLHRTLDKVLELQPDRIALYHYAHLPHRFKAQRLIDTDLIPSAAEKVAMQLAAVEHLGKAGYEFLGMDHFARPGDELAKAAHAGMLQRNFQGYTLMPADALVGLGASAISYSRDGYWQNLHRLKEYTQAIGEGKSAACRGWLMDDEDRLRQWIISELMCRLRLDKNLVEQRIGACFEEYFSEELARLQPMFDDGLIYQDNENIIVTEEGRWFVRNVAAAFDMYLHSQETDAKYSRVL